One stretch of Arachis hypogaea cultivar Tifrunner chromosome 20, arahy.Tifrunner.gnm2.J5K5, whole genome shotgun sequence DNA includes these proteins:
- the LOC140183196 gene encoding protein FAR1-RELATED SEQUENCE 4-like, with product MDRKSRVDFEVFGDVMAFDATYKKNKYKFPLVVFLRVNHHLQTIVFGSAIVANEGEGTYIWLLQRFVEAMNGKRSDAVITDGAKAMKLAIEKVFPEARQRLCGWHLLRNATANVSNPKFTQQFRKCMLGDYEIDEFEEQWASMVNSFGVKNMEWVKTTYGIKYMWATTHMKGKFFAGLRNTSRCEALHSQVARFVKSGYNIKEFLHHFRR from the coding sequence ATGGACAGGAAGAGCCGTGTTGACTTTGAAGTATTTGGTGACGTTATGGCCTTTGATGCAACTTACAAGAAAAACAAGTACAAGTTTCCATTGGTAGTTTTCTTAAGAGTGAACCATCACCTTCAAACAATAGTTTTTGGCAGTGCAATTGTGGCTAATGAAGGAGAAGGAACTTACATATGGCTGTTACAGAGATTCGTGGAAGCAATGAATGGTAAACGATCAGATGCTGTGATAACTGATGGTGCCAAGGCTATGAAGCTTGCAATTGAAAAGGTCTTTCCAGAGGCACGCCAGAGGTTGTGCGGATGGCATTTGTTAAGAAATGCCACAGCCAATGTCTCCAACCCCAAGTTTACCCAACAATTCAGGAAATGTATGCTTGGCGATTatgagattgatgagtttgaggAGCAGTGGGCGTCAATGGTTAATAGTTTTGGGGTTAAGAACATGGAGTGGGTTAAGACCACTTATGGGATTAAATATATGTGGGCTACAACACATATGAAAGGCAAGTTCTTTGCCGGGTTGAGAAATACATCGAGGTGTGAGGCACTACATTCGCAAGTTGCTAGGTTTGTAAAATCTGGCTACAACATTAAGGAATTCCTCCATCACTTCCGTCGGTGA